From a single Plutella xylostella chromosome 5, ilPluXylo3.1, whole genome shotgun sequence genomic region:
- the LOC119693415 gene encoding uncharacterized protein LOC119693415 isoform X2 codes for MPLKESPEVLGNSYTIAKRRLLSLERKLDKDPNLKHRYHEFMREYLDLGHMTENNNTYVPNETNYFLPHHGVIRESSSSTKLRVVFEANVPSSSGKSLNDIQRVGPTVQDDLFSIILRFRQHKFVVTADIEKMYRAIWLNPVQRPLQQILFRFDANEPIKSYTLNTATYGTASAPYLATKCLVSLAETTSDARVQEAIRHDFFVDDYLGGGDSVESVVEVSKGIIETLKSAQFNLRKWQSNNFEILKQISELQGDPNVTLNLDNSPSKTLGVYWNSSSDNLYFEINIKAGNKITKRTILSLISQVFDPLGLVGPCTVETKILIQKLWINKYEWDQEVPQHIKTLFHEIINSLHNLNQFNIPRWAFSDNIIKTEIHTFSDASERAYGSCVYIRTIRNDGTAHVCLLTSKNKVAPIKPTTIPRLELCGALLGTRLCKK; via the exons ATGCCGCTGAAGGAATCTCCTGAAGTCTTAGGCAATTCTTACACAATAGCCAAGCGTCGTCTCTTATCTTTAGAACGCAAATTAGACAAAGACCCTAATCTTAAACATAGATACCATGAATTTATGCGAGAATATCTTGACTTAGGACACATGACTgagaataataatacttatgtacctaatgaAACTAATTATTTCCTTCCGCATCACGGAGTCATTCGCGAGTCTAGTAGCTCAACGAAATTGCGCGTGGTTTTTGAAGCCAACGTGCCTTCAAGCTCAGGAAAGTCCCTAAACGACATACAGCGTGTTGGCCCCACGGTACAGGATGATCTTTTTTCAATCATTTTACGTTTTCGGCAGCATAAATTTGTAGTGACCGCGGACATTGAAAAAATGTACCGTGCTATATGGCTTAATCCCGTTCAACGCCCTTTGCAGCAGATTTTATTCAGATTCGATGCCAACGAACCCATAAAATCATACACCCTGAACACCGCGACTTATGGAACAGCCTCCGCGCCCTATCTAGCCACGAAATGTCTGGTGTCCCTCGCTGAGACAACCAGTGATGCTCGCGTACAAGAGGCCATTAGGCATGACTTTTTTGTCGATGATTATTTAGGGGGTGGGGACTCAGTAGAATCCGTCGTTGAGGTTAGTAAGGGCATCATTGAAACATTAAAATCGGCGCAATTTAATCTACGTAAATGGCAATCAAATAACTTTGAAATCCTCAAACAAATTTCAGAATTACAGGGTGATCCTAATGTCACACTTAACCTTGATAATTCGCCTTCTAAAACTTTAGGTGTATATTGGAACTCTTCTTCAGATAACCTATACTTTGAGATAAACATAAAAGCTggtaataaaattactaagcGGACCATACTTTCATTGATAAGTCAAGTTTTTGATCCCTTAGGTTTAGTAGGCCCTTGTACAGTCGAAACTAAAATTCTCATACAAAAACTTTGGATCAACAAATATGAGTGGGATCAGGAAGTTCCACAacatataaaaacattatttcaCGAAATCATTAACtccttacataacttaaaccAATTTAACATTCCTCGCTGGGCGTTCTCagataacataataaaaacagaaatccatacattttcaGATGCTTCCGAGCGGGCATATGGCTCATGTGTCTATATAAGGACCATCAGAAATGATGGTACAGCGCACGTTTGTCTTCTAACCTCGAAAAACAAGGTGGCTCCCATCAAACCCACCACCATCCCTCGACTCGAGCTTTGCGGAGCCCTGTTAGGCACAAGGCTCTGTAAAAAG TGA